Proteins found in one Candidatus Methylomirabilota bacterium genomic segment:
- the ctaD gene encoding cytochrome c oxidase subunit I — translation MAITHAVDRPAVHVEPRGLAAWLTTVDHKRIGILYGVTAFAFFLVGGLEALLIRLQLARPDARVLEAETFNQLFTMHGTTMVFLALMPLSAAFFNYLTPLMIGARDVAFPRLNAFSYWAFLLGGLFINSSFLAGAAPHAGWFGYATLTEKPFSVGPHTDFWLLGLLFLGVSSVVSALNFVVTILNLRAPGLTFLRLPLFVWTTLVTAVLILLAFPPITVALILLLFDRFFGTSFYLPAGGGSPILWQHLFWIFGHPEVYILILPAMGIVSEVLPTFARKPLFGYAAMVYATVLIGFFGFGVWAHHMFAVGMGPIADSAFGLSTMIIAVPTGIKIFNWLATLWGGALRFRTPLYFGVGFIAMFTIGGLSGVMHASPPIDLQQTDSYFVVAHLHYVLFGGTLLGLFAGIYYWWPKMTGRLLDERLGRLHFWLMLVSMNLTFFPMHFLGLMGMPRRIYTYAPGLGWELWNLVATIGSAGIGLSLLVFIANAIRSLARGPVAAADPWDGRTLEWAIPSPPPPYNFATVPTVLRRDALWLTKHPDPRGRGLADPAALVTAREPIHMPPPSVWPILTALAMLVMSAGALLHIGLVVVGGLLTVAGAFAIALEHLPSRAEPAGHHEANIGITGLDHRKMGMWGFLGSECLFFGTLISTYLVYKGRSLSGPTSQEILNIPLTSVSTFDLLMSSLTMVLAVSAIQRGDLGATRRWLSATAMLGLVFLGFQAVEFTSFLHEGLGLTTNLFGSTFYVLVGFHGAHVSLGVLWLCTLWYLAGRGRIGPSHAVLVDIAGLYWHFVDVVWIAIFTLIYLIQ, via the coding sequence GTGGCGATCACCCACGCCGTCGATCGTCCGGCCGTGCACGTCGAGCCGCGCGGGCTCGCCGCGTGGCTGACGACCGTCGACCACAAGCGGATCGGCATCCTCTACGGCGTGACGGCCTTCGCCTTCTTCCTCGTCGGCGGGCTGGAGGCGCTCCTCATCCGGCTCCAGCTCGCCCGCCCCGACGCGCGGGTGCTGGAGGCGGAGACCTTCAACCAGCTCTTCACGATGCACGGCACCACCATGGTCTTCCTGGCCCTGATGCCGCTGTCGGCGGCCTTCTTCAACTACCTCACGCCGCTCATGATCGGCGCGCGCGACGTCGCCTTCCCCCGGCTCAACGCCTTCTCGTACTGGGCCTTCCTCCTGGGCGGTCTGTTCATCAACTCGAGCTTCCTGGCCGGGGCGGCTCCCCACGCGGGCTGGTTCGGGTACGCGACGCTGACCGAGAAGCCGTTCTCGGTCGGTCCCCACACCGACTTCTGGCTCCTGGGCCTCCTCTTCCTGGGCGTCTCGTCGGTGGTCTCCGCGCTGAACTTCGTGGTGACCATCCTCAACCTGCGCGCTCCGGGGCTGACGTTCCTGCGCCTGCCGCTGTTCGTGTGGACCACCCTGGTCACCGCCGTCCTCATCCTCCTGGCCTTTCCCCCGATCACCGTGGCCCTCATCCTGCTCCTGTTCGACCGGTTCTTCGGGACCTCCTTCTACCTCCCGGCCGGCGGCGGCTCGCCGATCCTGTGGCAGCACCTCTTCTGGATCTTCGGACACCCCGAGGTGTACATCCTCATCCTGCCGGCCATGGGCATCGTCTCCGAGGTGCTGCCGACGTTCGCCCGAAAGCCCCTCTTCGGCTACGCGGCGATGGTCTACGCCACCGTGCTCATCGGCTTTTTCGGGTTCGGCGTGTGGGCCCATCACATGTTCGCGGTCGGCATGGGCCCGATCGCGGACTCGGCCTTCGGGCTGTCGACGATGATCATCGCGGTGCCCACCGGGATCAAGATCTTCAACTGGCTGGCCACGCTGTGGGGCGGGGCCCTCCGGTTCCGGACGCCGCTCTATTTCGGGGTCGGCTTCATCGCGATGTTCACGATCGGCGGGCTCTCGGGGGTCATGCACGCCTCGCCGCCGATCGACCTCCAGCAGACCGATTCCTATTTCGTGGTGGCCCACCTTCACTACGTGCTCTTCGGCGGCACCCTGCTCGGGCTGTTCGCCGGCATCTACTACTGGTGGCCGAAGATGACGGGCCGGCTCCTGGACGAGCGGCTCGGCCGCCTCCACTTCTGGCTCATGCTGGTCAGCATGAACCTGACCTTTTTCCCCATGCACTTCCTGGGCCTCATGGGCATGCCGCGGCGGATCTACACGTACGCGCCGGGGCTCGGCTGGGAGCTCTGGAACCTGGTGGCCACCATCGGCAGTGCCGGGATCGGCCTGTCGCTGCTCGTGTTCATCGCCAACGCGATCCGGAGCCTGGCCCGTGGCCCGGTGGCGGCCGCGGACCCGTGGGACGGCCGGACGCTGGAGTGGGCCATCCCGTCCCCGCCCCCGCCCTACAACTTCGCGACCGTCCCGACGGTCCTCCGGCGGGACGCCCTGTGGCTCACGAAGCATCCCGATCCACGCGGCCGCGGCCTGGCCGACCCGGCGGCGCTCGTCACGGCGCGGGAGCCGATCCATATGCCGCCGCCGTCGGTGTGGCCGATCCTGACGGCCCTGGCCATGCTGGTCATGTCGGCCGGCGCCCTTCTGCACATCGGCCTCGTGGTGGTGGGCGGCCTGCTGACGGTGGCGGGGGCCTTCGCGATCGCCCTCGAGCACTTGCCGTCCCGCGCGGAGCCGGCCGGCCACCACGAGGCGAACATCGGGATCACCGGGCTCGATCACCGCAAGATGGGGATGTGGGGGTTCCTGGGCTCGGAGTGCCTCTTCTTCGGAACCCTCATCTCGACTTACCTCGTCTACAAGGGCCGGAGCCTGAGCGGCCCGACGTCGCAGGAGATCCTCAACATCCCGCTGACCTCGGTCAGCACGTTCGATCTCCTGATGTCGAGCCTGACGATGGTGCTCGCGGTGTCGGCGATCCAGCGCGGCGACCTCGGCGCCACCCGCCGCTGGCTCTCGGCCACCGCGATGCTCGGGCTGGTGTTCCTGGGCTTCCAGGCGGTCGAGTTCACGTCCTTCCTGCACGAGGGGCTCGGGCTCACCACGAACCTCTTCGGCTCGACGTTCTATGTCCTGGTCGGCTTCCACGGCGCTCACGTGAGCCTCGGCGTCCTGTGGCTCTGCACCCTGTGGTATCTGGCCGGCCGCGGCCGGATCGGGCCGTCCCACGCGGTGCTGGTGGACATCGCCGGCCTCTACTGGCACTTCGTGGACGTCGTCTGGATCGCCATCTTCACGCTCATCTACCTGATTCAGTAG
- the coxB gene encoding cytochrome c oxidase subunit II, translating to MPGRRALPILLLLSLALLEGCGLSSPMTTLDPRSDFGRLSHSIFLQVLWWDVAIFAVVAIALLVAVARFREREPGTLPPQVRGNARLELAWTLGPIIVLTFIAFPTVQAVFRTQAAPTPEALRVRVVGHQWWWEFEYSDLGVVTASDLHLPAGQAVVLELTSPDVIHSFWVPQLGGKRDAPPGQTNRILLTATTPGEYPGQCAEFCGMSHANMRHVAVVQPAADFRAWVERQKAPPADSAEGSPAAKGREVFVTHACVGCHTIQGVSGGALGPNLSHFGSRRTIAGGMLPNTAENLARWLKRPPAIKPGSLMPDLGLDDGEVAALVAFLTSLK from the coding sequence GTGCCCGGGCGGCGCGCGCTCCCGATCCTGCTCTTGCTCTCCCTCGCCCTGCTGGAGGGCTGTGGGCTCTCCTCCCCGATGACGACCCTCGACCCCCGGTCGGACTTCGGCCGGCTCAGCCATTCGATCTTTCTGCAAGTCCTGTGGTGGGACGTCGCGATCTTCGCCGTCGTCGCGATCGCCCTGCTGGTCGCCGTCGCGCGCTTTCGCGAGCGTGAGCCCGGGACGCTCCCGCCCCAGGTTCGCGGGAATGCGCGGCTCGAGCTGGCCTGGACACTCGGGCCGATCATCGTGTTGACCTTCATCGCGTTCCCGACCGTGCAGGCGGTGTTCCGGACGCAGGCCGCGCCCACCCCGGAGGCCCTGCGGGTCCGCGTCGTCGGGCATCAGTGGTGGTGGGAGTTCGAGTACTCGGACCTCGGCGTCGTGACAGCCAGTGATCTCCATCTCCCCGCCGGCCAGGCGGTCGTCCTCGAGCTCACCTCGCCCGACGTAATCCACAGCTTCTGGGTGCCGCAGCTCGGGGGCAAGCGGGACGCTCCACCGGGTCAGACCAACCGCATCCTGCTCACGGCGACCACCCCCGGCGAGTACCCGGGGCAATGCGCGGAGTTCTGCGGGATGTCCCACGCCAACATGCGCCACGTCGCCGTCGTCCAGCCGGCGGCGGATTTCCGGGCGTGGGTGGAGCGCCAGAAGGCGCCGCCAGCCGATTCGGCCGAGGGCAGCCCGGCCGCCAAGGGCCGCGAGGTCTTCGTCACCCACGCCTGCGTCGGGTGCCACACGATTCAGGGCGTGTCGGGCGGGGCCCTGGGGCCGAACCTGAGCCACTTCGGCTCCCGGCGGACGATCGCCGGCGGCATGCTGCCCAACACCGCGGAGAACCTCGCCCGCTGGCTCAAGCGCCCGCCCGCGATCAAGCCGGGCTCGCTGATGCCGGACCTCGGGCTCGACGACGGCGAGGTGGCGGCCCTGGTCGCCTTCCTCACAAGCCTGAAGTAA
- a CDS encoding ABC transporter substrate-binding protein, producing the protein MLLALLGLADAPTGGQESAAETGRPPDSGAYRRPLGNDPATLDPARITDVYGRSVAQQIFDGLVQFDQTLTIRPALAQLWKATRDGLVWTFTLRKGVKFHHGREVMADDVVYSLTRLLDARTKSGAADLFLTIRGAQEFRSGKAKEIAGLTVLDPHTVQVTLTEATVPFVSLLAVGQAKILPRDLAEQQGEAFGTQPTGTGPFKFVRWERGREIVLAANADYFDGPPRLARVVYRIFPGEQADVMYQEFRSGSLEDAPVPSQDYRQIIASQRYLYVKRPMFNLRHYGFNTRVKPLDDRRVRQALIHAIDREGLIAEIFLGRHALARGILPPGTLGYNPKLRGHPHDPERARELLAEAGYPGGRGLPPVAFWSSVKFDEALREHDRIRRDLEAVGVRAEFHYLTDWPAFSKMMAERKFPVFLRAWYADVPDPDNFLFKLFYSRSPRNYMGYANPAVDSLLLGARREEDLGRRVELYRQAEELILDDAPILPVWHYTYERLFQPYVKSVEVNGLGDPYIPLRKIWLERPR; encoded by the coding sequence TTGCTCCTTGCCCTGCTCGGGCTGGCCGACGCGCCGACCGGCGGGCAGGAGAGTGCGGCGGAGACCGGGCGGCCGCCGGACAGCGGAGCGTACCGCCGCCCTCTCGGGAACGATCCGGCCACGCTCGATCCGGCCCGCATCACCGACGTGTACGGTCGCTCGGTCGCCCAGCAGATCTTCGACGGCCTGGTCCAGTTCGATCAGACCCTCACCATCCGTCCGGCCCTGGCCCAGCTCTGGAAGGCCACCCGGGACGGGCTCGTCTGGACCTTCACGCTCCGCAAGGGTGTGAAGTTCCACCACGGCCGCGAGGTCATGGCCGACGACGTGGTCTACTCGTTGACGCGGCTGCTCGACGCCAGGACGAAGTCCGGCGCGGCCGACCTCTTCCTGACGATCCGGGGAGCCCAGGAGTTCCGCAGCGGCAAGGCCAAGGAGATCGCGGGGCTGACCGTGCTCGACCCCCACACGGTCCAGGTGACCCTGACCGAAGCCACCGTGCCCTTCGTCTCGCTGCTCGCGGTCGGTCAGGCCAAGATCCTGCCCCGGGACCTGGCCGAGCAGCAGGGTGAGGCCTTCGGCACCCAGCCCACCGGCACCGGGCCGTTCAAGTTTGTCCGCTGGGAGCGAGGCCGGGAGATCGTGCTCGCCGCGAACGCCGACTACTTCGACGGGCCGCCCCGCCTCGCGCGCGTCGTGTACCGCATCTTCCCCGGGGAGCAAGCCGACGTCATGTATCAGGAGTTCCGGAGCGGGAGTCTGGAGGACGCGCCGGTTCCGTCCCAGGACTACCGGCAGATCATCGCCAGCCAGCGGTATCTCTACGTCAAGCGGCCCATGTTCAATCTGCGGCACTACGGGTTCAACACCCGGGTCAAGCCCCTGGACGATCGGCGGGTCCGGCAGGCGCTCATCCATGCCATCGATCGCGAGGGACTGATCGCCGAGATCTTCCTCGGCCGTCACGCACTGGCCCGCGGGATCCTTCCCCCCGGAACGCTCGGCTACAACCCCAAGCTTCGAGGCCATCCTCATGATCCCGAGCGGGCGCGCGAGCTTCTGGCCGAGGCCGGATACCCCGGGGGACGGGGGCTGCCGCCGGTCGCCTTCTGGTCCAGCGTGAAGTTCGACGAAGCTCTCCGCGAGCACGACCGGATCCGGCGGGACCTGGAGGCGGTGGGCGTCCGGGCGGAGTTCCACTACCTCACCGACTGGCCGGCGTTCTCGAAGATGATGGCCGAGCGGAAATTCCCCGTCTTCCTGCGCGCGTGGTACGCCGACGTGCCCGATCCCGACAATTTCCTCTTCAAGCTCTTCTACTCCCGGAGCCCGCGCAACTACATGGGCTACGCAAACCCGGCGGTCGACAGCCTCCTGCTCGGGGCCCGGCGGGAGGAGGACCTGGGGCGTCGGGTGGAGCTCTACCGGCAAGCCGAGGAGCTCATCCTGGACGATGCCCCGATCCTCCCGGTCTGGCACTACACCTACGAGCGGCTCTTCCAGCCCTACGTCAAGAGCGTCGAGGTCAACGGCCTGGGGGATCCTTACATCCCCCTCCGGAAGATCTGGCTCGAGCGTCCGCGATGA
- a CDS encoding cytochrome C oxidase subunit IV family protein: MSTPPSAFHQVDAAQAAGAEHPPAGPRTYLAIAAFLVLLTIMEVAVFYIHALAPVLVPVLIFLSLAKFALVAMFYMHLRFDHVWFSYLFVAPLVIAAGLALVLLWLFGHFGTTGFRPGSGG; this comes from the coding sequence GTGAGCACGCCCCCTTCGGCATTCCACCAGGTCGATGCCGCCCAGGCGGCCGGTGCCGAGCACCCGCCGGCCGGACCCCGCACCTACCTCGCGATCGCCGCCTTCCTCGTGCTGCTCACGATCATGGAGGTGGCCGTCTTCTACATCCACGCGCTGGCGCCGGTCCTCGTGCCCGTCCTCATCTTCCTGTCCCTGGCCAAGTTCGCGCTGGTGGCCATGTTCTACATGCATCTGCGGTTCGATCACGTCTGGTTCTCCTACCTCTTCGTCGCGCCGCTGGTGATCGCCGCCGGCCTGGCGCTGGTGCTCCTCTGGCTCTTCGGCCACTTCGGCACCACCGGGTTCCGTCCGGGGAGCGGCGGATGA
- a CDS encoding cytochrome c oxidase assembly protein, protein MSLWHWHPSVALGLAGLLAAYLTAARSLGRRGRRAGADHARAASPAQTMAFVSGLAALAAVLLGPVAEWAEHVALSAHMTQHLVLTLVVPPLWLAGLPGAFFRPLARVRVGWRVGFALTRPAMALALASATLVAWHLPVLFEAALRREALHILEHGTLLATALLLWWPVLGPLPDWPRPAPAAQLLYLFLCTVPMMAVASPITLADHVLYPFYGETARPWPLSPRTDQELAGIVMWIGGTLTYAVAGTIVFFRWAAREEPAEREAAALPASPRSVSE, encoded by the coding sequence ATGAGCCTCTGGCACTGGCATCCCAGCGTGGCGCTGGGCCTGGCCGGCCTGCTGGCCGCCTATCTCACCGCCGCCCGCTCGCTCGGGCGGCGAGGCCGGCGGGCCGGCGCCGATCACGCCCGGGCCGCCAGTCCCGCGCAGACCATGGCGTTCGTCAGCGGCCTGGCGGCCCTGGCGGCCGTGCTCCTCGGACCCGTGGCCGAGTGGGCCGAGCACGTCGCCCTCAGCGCCCACATGACCCAGCACCTCGTGCTCACCCTGGTGGTCCCGCCGCTCTGGCTCGCCGGCCTGCCGGGCGCATTCTTCCGCCCCCTGGCCCGGGTCCGGGTCGGGTGGCGGGTCGGCTTCGCGCTGACCCGCCCGGCGATGGCGCTCGCGCTCGCCTCGGCCACGCTCGTCGCCTGGCATCTGCCGGTCCTGTTCGAGGCGGCGCTGCGCCGGGAGGCGCTCCACATTCTCGAGCACGGGACGCTACTGGCGACCGCGTTGCTCCTCTGGTGGCCGGTGCTCGGTCCACTCCCTGATTGGCCCCGGCCGGCGCCGGCGGCGCAACTCCTCTACCTCTTTCTCTGCACGGTGCCGATGATGGCGGTCGCCTCGCCCATCACGCTGGCCGATCACGTGCTGTACCCGTTCTACGGGGAGACGGCGCGTCCCTGGCCACTGTCGCCCCGGACGGATCAGGAGCTGGCCGGGATCGTGATGTGGATCGGCGGGACGCTCACCTACGCGGTCGCCGGGACGATCGTCTTCTTCCGGTGGGCGGCCCGTGAGGAACCCGCCGAGCGGGAGGCGGCGGCGCTCCCCGCGAGCCCTAGGAGCGTGTCGGAGTAA
- a CDS encoding sigma-54 dependent transcriptional regulator, which produces MITSSPDAERRVRPVVLVVDDDPGLRDSFRLILEDDYEVLEAADGLEAVEMVRTTQVDLVLLDIRLPGLDGIEVLEQIKSFDDKVEVILVTAVQTVRTAVAAMKLGAFDYVTKPFEEEEILPLVRRALEKRALDREVEYLRSELARQRDFDELIGRHPHMQRLYQLIESVARAPVTVLIVGESGTGKELIARAIHHQGPARDGPFVPVNVAAISEGLLESELFGHERGAFTGAFQKKLGKFELAHGGTLFLDEIATLRVDLQAKILRVLQEREIERVGGTRRIKIDVRVVAATNADLRKAIQAGTLREDLYYRLNVVQIVVPPLRERREDIPLLVDHFVRKYNQQFGKRIAGVSPSALELLQAYSWPGNVRELQNIMERSVALVDGPIIEAKDLPLDLLLPDPRGRGGFEELPLKEAREQFERQLVLQVLERVQWNRSQAARLLGMHRNSLKAKLEAWGIRGLAPDT; this is translated from the coding sequence ATGATCACGAGCTCGCCCGACGCCGAGCGCCGCGTCCGGCCGGTCGTCCTGGTCGTGGACGACGACCCCGGGCTTCGCGACTCTTTCCGGCTGATCCTGGAAGACGACTACGAGGTCCTGGAAGCGGCCGACGGTCTCGAGGCCGTCGAGATGGTCCGCACCACCCAGGTGGACCTGGTGCTCCTCGACATCCGCCTGCCCGGCCTCGACGGCATCGAGGTGCTGGAGCAGATCAAGAGCTTCGACGACAAGGTCGAGGTCATCCTGGTCACCGCGGTGCAGACCGTGCGGACGGCCGTGGCCGCGATGAAGCTCGGCGCCTTCGATTACGTGACGAAGCCCTTCGAGGAGGAGGAGATCCTCCCGCTGGTGCGCCGGGCCCTGGAAAAGCGGGCGCTCGATCGAGAGGTCGAGTACCTCCGGTCCGAGCTGGCTCGCCAGCGCGACTTCGATGAGCTCATCGGCCGTCATCCGCACATGCAGCGGCTCTACCAACTCATCGAGTCGGTGGCGCGAGCGCCCGTCACGGTGCTGATCGTCGGCGAGAGCGGCACCGGGAAGGAGCTCATCGCCCGAGCCATCCACCATCAGGGGCCGGCTCGCGACGGGCCCTTCGTTCCGGTCAACGTGGCGGCGATCTCCGAGGGCCTGCTCGAATCCGAGCTCTTCGGGCACGAGCGCGGGGCCTTCACCGGCGCCTTCCAGAAGAAGCTGGGCAAGTTCGAGCTGGCCCACGGCGGCACCCTCTTCCTCGACGAGATCGCGACCCTGCGGGTGGACCTGCAGGCCAAGATCCTCCGGGTCCTCCAGGAGCGCGAGATCGAGCGGGTCGGGGGGACGCGGCGCATCAAGATCGACGTGCGAGTCGTCGCCGCCACCAACGCCGATCTCCGGAAGGCCATCCAGGCCGGGACGCTGCGGGAGGATCTCTACTACCGGCTGAATGTCGTCCAGATCGTGGTGCCCCCGCTCCGTGAGCGCCGAGAAGACATCCCTCTGCTCGTCGATCACTTCGTCCGCAAGTACAACCAGCAGTTCGGCAAGCGCATCGCCGGGGTCTCGCCGAGCGCGCTGGAGCTCCTCCAGGCCTACTCGTGGCCCGGCAACGTGCGCGAGCTCCAGAACATCATGGAGCGCTCCGTCGCCCTGGTCGACGGCCCCATCATCGAGGCGAAGGACCTACCGCTGGACCTCCTGCTGCCGGACCCGCGCGGGCGCGGCGGGTTCGAGGAGCTTCCGCTCAAGGAGGCACGCGAGCAGTTCGAGCGCCAACTGGTCCTGCAGGTCCTCGAGCGGGTTCAGTGGAACCGAAGCCAGGCCGCCCGACTGCTCGGCATGCACCGGAACTCGCTGAAGGCGAAGCTCGAGGCGTGGGGGATCCGGGGGTTGGCCCCGGACACGTGA
- a CDS encoding SDR family NAD(P)-dependent oxidoreductase has translation MAKLQGKVALVTGSGGEHGFGRAIARRLAADGADLVLTDVAPAGTRVVATKPATGWAGLDAVAAEARAAGRRAVTALVDVRSATQITAAVELALARLGRIDILVNNAAAPPGADRVPVAELPEEAWDLVLDVNLKGSYLCAKAVAGAMLRLGIRGRIINMSSNCGKLGYARLAAYCASKFGLIGLTQALALELAPAGITVNAICPGSADTDRLDYLGRRPDGSYDPALREEEVERRAATIPLGRVASAEDVAEVAAFLASDAAGYITGQAINVAGGAIMH, from the coding sequence ATGGCGAAGCTCCAGGGCAAGGTCGCGCTGGTGACCGGGAGTGGCGGCGAGCATGGCTTCGGGCGCGCGATCGCGCGCCGGCTGGCGGCGGATGGCGCCGATCTGGTGCTCACCGACGTCGCCCCCGCCGGGACGCGGGTGGTGGCGACCAAGCCCGCCACCGGCTGGGCGGGGCTGGACGCGGTGGCCGCCGAGGCGCGGGCGGCCGGGCGCCGCGCGGTCACCGCCCTGGTGGACGTGCGGTCCGCGACCCAGATCACGGCCGCCGTCGAGCTGGCCCTCGCGCGACTCGGCCGCATCGACATCCTGGTCAACAACGCGGCCGCTCCGCCGGGGGCCGACCGCGTCCCGGTTGCCGAGCTGCCCGAGGAGGCCTGGGATCTCGTGCTGGACGTCAACCTGAAGGGTAGCTACCTCTGCGCCAAGGCGGTGGCGGGAGCGATGCTGCGACTCGGCATCCGCGGGCGCATCATCAACATGTCGTCCAACTGCGGCAAGCTCGGCTATGCGCGGCTGGCCGCGTACTGCGCCTCCAAGTTCGGCCTCATCGGTCTCACTCAGGCTCTGGCGCTGGAACTGGCCCCGGCCGGGATCACGGTCAACGCCATCTGTCCGGGGTCGGCCGACACCGACCGGCTGGACTATCTCGGACGGCGACCCGATGGAAGCTACGACCCGGCCCTCCGCGAGGAGGAGGTCGAGCGCCGAGCCGCGACGATCCCGCTCGGGCGCGTGGCCTCCGCCGAGGACGTGGCGGAGGTCGCGGCCTTCCTCGCCTCCGACGCCGCGGGCTACATCACGGGGCAGGCGATCAATGTGGCGGGCGGCGCCATCATGCACTAA